From a region of the Geothrix sp. 21YS21S-2 genome:
- a CDS encoding methyl-accepting chemotaxis protein: MSAFLDGLRLRSKFILILATQAILLVSVAALAWRSLAQLHGSQVVLSDSLEKASRITSAIGDANRLRVLHVAMLGAARFPEHTQKLAGMAEKVDARFVKELDELQAQAWDPSDRAKVRSLVALLGTYRSGFAGAFAEARRDLSRLPALMDIGSAELAEARSQLEALQEDQRRRAQDIVARDTAYAATQKAIVAGAVVLALALGILITLTLSRRVERAAKEIGEAMDALRRGDLTRAPKVLGGDELGFIARSLGEALQQLREDLKAIATIAERSASGALELSTTATQLASATSEISQGAERQREEVGQSTSAVRALAASLQEVQAVALSASTLAASSLQASARGLGEVDASVEAMKGILDSSQKVGRINGVISDIARQTNLLSLNAAIEAAKAGQQGKGFAVVAEEIRKLAERSGSAAKEIQGLIAESGERVDVGSRAVRMVSDSLGTIEGNLKEQADSAMGAVGVLEARSAESQAILAGMASTLGITERTATATVQLVSSLEETGRTVEDLSAVAQDLRQRLTRFQYA; this comes from the coding sequence ATGTCCGCATTCCTGGACGGCCTTCGGCTTCGTTCCAAATTCATCCTCATCCTGGCCACCCAGGCCATCCTCCTGGTCTCGGTGGCCGCCCTGGCCTGGCGCAGCCTCGCCCAGCTCCACGGAAGCCAGGTGGTGCTCTCGGACAGCCTCGAGAAGGCCTCCCGCATCACGTCCGCCATCGGGGACGCCAACCGGCTCCGCGTCCTTCACGTGGCCATGCTCGGGGCCGCGAGGTTCCCGGAGCACACCCAGAAGCTGGCGGGCATGGCGGAAAAGGTGGACGCGCGCTTCGTGAAGGAGCTGGATGAACTCCAGGCCCAGGCCTGGGATCCCTCCGACCGGGCCAAGGTGCGCAGCCTGGTGGCCCTCCTGGGGACCTACCGGAGCGGCTTCGCGGGGGCCTTCGCCGAGGCCCGCCGCGACCTTTCCCGCCTCCCGGCCCTCATGGACATCGGCTCCGCGGAGCTGGCGGAGGCCCGGTCCCAGCTGGAGGCCCTCCAGGAGGACCAGCGCCGCAGGGCCCAGGACATCGTGGCCCGCGACACCGCCTACGCCGCCACCCAGAAGGCCATCGTCGCCGGGGCCGTGGTCCTCGCCCTGGCGCTGGGGATCCTCATCACGCTGACCCTGAGCCGCAGGGTGGAACGGGCCGCCAAGGAGATCGGCGAGGCCATGGACGCCCTCCGGAGGGGTGATCTCACCCGGGCCCCGAAGGTCCTGGGCGGCGACGAGCTGGGCTTCATCGCCCGGAGCCTCGGCGAGGCCCTCCAGCAGCTGCGGGAGGACCTGAAGGCCATCGCGACCATCGCGGAGCGCTCCGCCTCGGGCGCCCTGGAGCTCTCCACCACCGCCACCCAGCTGGCCTCGGCCACGTCCGAGATCAGCCAGGGGGCGGAGCGCCAGCGGGAGGAGGTGGGCCAGTCCACCTCCGCCGTCCGGGCCCTGGCGGCCTCCCTCCAGGAGGTCCAGGCCGTGGCCCTGTCCGCCAGCACCCTGGCCGCCAGTTCCCTGCAGGCCAGCGCCCGCGGCCTCGGCGAGGTGGACGCCTCCGTGGAGGCCATGAAGGGGATCCTGGACAGCTCCCAGAAGGTGGGCCGCATCAACGGGGTCATCTCCGACATCGCCCGGCAGACGAACCTGCTCTCCCTCAACGCGGCCATCGAGGCCGCCAAGGCCGGCCAGCAGGGCAAGGGGTTCGCCGTGGTGGCCGAGGAGATCCGCAAGCTGGCCGAACGCAGCGGCAGTGCCGCCAAGGAGATCCAGGGCCTCATCGCGGAAAGCGGCGAGCGGGTGGACGTCGGTTCCCGGGCCGTGCGCATGGTCAGCGACAGCCTGGGGACCATCGAAGGCAACCTGAAGGAGCAGGCGGATTCCGCCATGGGGGCCGTGGGGGTGCTGGAGGCCCGGTCCGCCGAGAGCCAGGCCATCCTCGCCGGCATGGCCTCGACCCTCGGCATCACCGAGCGCACCGCCACCGCGACGGTGCAGCTGGTGTCCAGCCTGGAGGAGACCGGGCGCACCGTCGAGGACCTCTCGGCCGTGGCCCAGGACCTGCGCCAGCGGCTCACCCGGTTCCAGTACGCCTGA
- a CDS encoding serine/threonine-protein kinase: protein MSSASSSAGNDRPEPLRRAESLFHEVLEAPGPQRDRALESGCAGDAALRAEVMSLLEAHYAEEALASRWSGGGLRAAAAPDLRRVGPYRLGRVLGRGGMGAVYLADRVDGQFDQQVAVKLIDLPLATELFRERFRQERQILAGLVHPYIARLLDGGVSEEGEPYLVMEYVDGISLERFCRENRLTVRDRLLLFQKVCSAVHFAHQNLIVHRDLKSDNILVLPDGTPKLLDFGTAKLLAPQPLPGDFTRLGLQAFTPSYASPEQVLGEAITTASDTYSLGVLLFLLLAERPPYELKEGTTAELLRVVCTEQPPKPSAVWRSAEPPDADLDAIVLKAMRKEPQERYHSVDGFARDIQAFLDGRPVLARRGSHAYRAAKFIRRNWLVLGAAALLCLSLVAGLAGVLWQVRVARLERKRAEARSEDMRQLSNSLLSEIDEAVKQLPGSTPVRRLLVERVLEHLDHMARDVAGDRRTRLDLVNAYTRLGNLQGNPYDQNIGDREGALVSLGKALVLARALCAGAPGDPDLLGVLALAEQSRSEVLFGIGRTSESVVSMRAAVDAFVARAAGPGATATQIADAGSAWGGLGDQLGQTGVPSLGDPEGAIQAYRMGLACAQRALAVDPGHLRSRRALAISHFKIANVLAEGDPVKAVEAYHLSLAAWEAIPAADRAGAAFRRGIAHTCRKLGLALKEIHEYKAALAAFREARATYEYFAGADPRDTRAQYDLTVELSNEAETLWTMADRDLNPHPEDPAGATRSAVELLVRSMAVLRRLVVLDPGNQGWVTNLAYDEVMAGTLAQDLPLRAQGAQWSASGIAVLKARAQEKDAAIPTLDHATSALLSVRPEHLRNPGLAVQFAQRLVAISRRRKPDFMLSLAEAYHAQGRLDLARSTAKEGLALLPPVQPGAVRSRLRKLLERELRAKG from the coding sequence GTGTCCTCCGCCTCCTCCTCAGCTGGGAACGATCGCCCAGAACCCCTGCGGCGGGCGGAATCGCTCTTCCACGAGGTGCTCGAGGCGCCGGGGCCGCAGAGGGACCGGGCCCTGGAATCGGGCTGCGCGGGGGACGCGGCACTCCGGGCGGAAGTGATGTCCCTGCTGGAGGCCCACTACGCGGAGGAGGCCCTGGCGTCGCGGTGGTCCGGCGGAGGGCTGCGGGCCGCGGCGGCTCCCGACCTGCGGCGGGTCGGGCCCTACCGGTTGGGCCGGGTGCTGGGGCGGGGCGGCATGGGGGCGGTGTACCTGGCGGACCGGGTCGACGGCCAGTTCGACCAGCAGGTGGCCGTGAAGCTCATCGACCTGCCCCTGGCCACGGAACTGTTCCGGGAGCGGTTCCGGCAGGAACGGCAGATCCTGGCGGGGCTCGTCCACCCCTACATCGCCCGGCTCCTGGATGGCGGCGTGAGCGAGGAGGGCGAACCGTACCTCGTGATGGAGTATGTGGACGGCATCAGCCTGGAGCGCTTCTGCCGGGAGAACCGCCTCACGGTGCGGGACCGCCTCCTCCTCTTCCAGAAGGTGTGCTCCGCGGTGCACTTCGCGCACCAGAACCTCATCGTCCACCGCGACCTGAAGTCGGACAACATCCTGGTGCTGCCCGACGGCACGCCCAAGCTCCTGGATTTCGGCACCGCCAAGCTCCTGGCGCCCCAGCCCCTGCCCGGGGACTTCACCCGCCTCGGGCTCCAGGCCTTCACGCCCAGCTATGCCAGCCCCGAGCAGGTGCTGGGCGAGGCCATCACCACCGCCTCGGATACCTATTCCCTGGGGGTGCTCCTTTTCCTGCTCCTGGCGGAGAGGCCGCCCTACGAATTGAAAGAAGGCACCACGGCCGAACTGCTGCGGGTGGTCTGCACCGAGCAGCCGCCGAAGCCGTCCGCGGTTTGGCGCTCGGCCGAGCCCCCCGACGCCGACCTGGACGCCATCGTCCTGAAGGCCATGCGCAAGGAGCCCCAGGAGCGCTACCACTCGGTGGACGGGTTCGCCCGGGACATCCAGGCCTTCCTGGACGGGCGGCCGGTCCTGGCCCGGAGGGGCAGCCATGCCTACCGGGCCGCCAAGTTCATCCGCCGCAACTGGCTGGTCCTGGGGGCCGCCGCCCTGCTGTGCCTCAGCCTGGTGGCGGGCCTGGCGGGCGTACTTTGGCAGGTGCGGGTGGCCCGGCTGGAACGCAAGCGGGCGGAAGCCCGCTCGGAGGACATGAGGCAGCTCAGCAACAGCCTCCTTTCGGAAATCGACGAGGCGGTCAAACAGCTTCCCGGCTCGACGCCCGTGCGCCGCCTCCTGGTGGAGCGGGTCCTGGAGCACCTCGATCACATGGCCCGGGACGTGGCCGGGGACCGGCGCACCCGCCTGGATCTGGTGAACGCCTATACCCGCCTGGGCAACCTGCAGGGCAACCCCTACGACCAGAACATCGGCGACCGCGAGGGGGCGCTGGTGAGCCTGGGCAAGGCCCTCGTGCTGGCCAGGGCGCTTTGCGCCGGGGCGCCGGGGGATCCCGACCTCCTCGGGGTCCTCGCCCTGGCGGAGCAGTCCCGGAGCGAGGTCCTCTTCGGCATCGGACGGACCAGCGAATCCGTCGTCTCCATGCGGGCGGCCGTGGACGCCTTCGTGGCGAGAGCGGCGGGGCCGGGCGCCACGGCCACCCAGATCGCGGACGCCGGGTCGGCCTGGGGCGGCCTCGGCGACCAGTTGGGCCAGACGGGCGTGCCCAGCCTGGGGGATCCCGAGGGCGCCATCCAGGCCTACCGCATGGGCCTGGCCTGCGCCCAGCGGGCCCTGGCCGTGGACCCCGGCCACCTCCGGTCCAGGCGGGCCTTGGCCATCAGCCATTTCAAGATCGCCAACGTCCTCGCCGAAGGCGACCCCGTCAAGGCCGTGGAGGCGTACCACCTCTCCCTGGCCGCCTGGGAGGCCATCCCCGCCGCCGACCGGGCCGGCGCGGCCTTCCGCCGGGGCATCGCCCACACCTGCCGGAAGCTGGGGTTGGCCCTGAAGGAGATCCACGAGTACAAGGCCGCCCTTGCCGCGTTCCGGGAGGCCCGCGCGACCTACGAATACTTCGCCGGGGCCGATCCCCGGGACACCCGCGCCCAGTACGACCTCACGGTGGAACTCTCCAACGAGGCCGAGACCCTCTGGACGATGGCGGACCGGGACCTGAACCCCCACCCGGAGGACCCGGCCGGCGCCACCCGGTCCGCGGTGGAGCTGCTGGTCCGCAGCATGGCGGTGCTCCGGCGCCTGGTGGTCCTGGACCCCGGCAACCAGGGATGGGTCACGAACCTCGCCTACGACGAGGTGATGGCGGGCACCCTCGCCCAGGACCTGCCGTTGCGGGCCCAGGGCGCCCAGTGGTCCGCCTCGGGCATCGCCGTCCTGAAGGCCAGGGCCCAGGAGAAGGACGCCGCGATCCCGACGCTGGACCATGCCACGTCGGCCCTGCTGAGCGTGCGCCCCGAGCACCTGCGCAACCCCGGCCTGGCCGTCCAGTTCGCGCAACGCCTGGTGGCCATCAGCCGCCGCCGCAAGCCCGATTTCATGCTCAGCCTGGCCGAGGCCTATCACGCCCAGGGCAGGCTGGACCTGGCCCGCTCCACCGCAAAAGAGGGACTCGCCCTCCTGCCCCCGGTCCAGCCCGGGGCCGTGCGCTCCCGGTTGCGCAAGCTGCTGGAACGGGAGCTCCGGGCGAAAGGCTAG
- the dnaJ gene encoding molecular chaperone DnaJ: MKRDYYEVLGVGKEATLDEIKKAYRRLAMQFHPDQNPGNKEAEEKFKEAAEAYSVLSDPAKRQHFDQYGFASSGGQGQNFQFDPNQFAGFEDLLGSFFGGGGGGIFADLFGGGGRRRSSGGGERGSDLQYNLRISFKDSIFGVENKEIEIPRQDACDTCKGSGCAAGTSAQVCPNCRGNGQVAVRQGFLQMAVTCPRCEGRGQIIPSPCPSCRGAGRVNRRTKVHFKIPAGVDQGQRLRLQGEGEAGTAGGGHGDLFILFEIENDPTYERDGFDLHRKLEVPWPLMVLGGNHPVETPYGTETVRIAKGTPADKIMKVPNAGVPRLRASGRGDLFLHLRVAVPTKLTSQEEALVRQLLEPGAVDGEGAQEEGFLAKVFGSDKGKKNKKKR; this comes from the coding sequence ATGAAGCGCGACTACTATGAAGTACTGGGCGTAGGCAAGGAAGCCACCCTCGACGAGATCAAGAAGGCCTACCGCAGGCTGGCCATGCAGTTCCACCCGGACCAGAATCCCGGGAACAAGGAAGCGGAAGAAAAGTTCAAGGAGGCCGCCGAGGCCTACTCGGTCCTCTCCGATCCCGCCAAACGCCAGCATTTCGACCAGTACGGCTTCGCCTCCTCCGGCGGCCAGGGGCAGAACTTCCAGTTCGACCCCAACCAGTTCGCCGGCTTCGAGGACCTCCTGGGGTCCTTCTTCGGGGGGGGCGGCGGCGGGATCTTCGCCGACCTCTTCGGGGGCGGGGGCCGCAGGCGCTCCTCCGGAGGCGGCGAACGGGGTTCCGACCTCCAGTACAACCTCCGCATCTCGTTCAAGGACTCCATCTTCGGGGTCGAGAACAAGGAGATCGAGATCCCGAGGCAGGACGCCTGCGACACCTGCAAGGGGTCCGGCTGCGCCGCGGGAACCAGCGCCCAGGTATGCCCCAACTGCCGCGGCAACGGGCAGGTGGCGGTGCGCCAGGGCTTCCTGCAGATGGCCGTGACCTGCCCCCGCTGCGAGGGCCGGGGCCAGATCATCCCCAGCCCCTGCCCCTCCTGCCGGGGCGCGGGCCGCGTCAACCGGCGCACCAAGGTCCACTTCAAGATCCCCGCCGGCGTGGACCAGGGCCAGCGCCTGCGCCTCCAGGGCGAGGGGGAGGCCGGCACCGCCGGCGGCGGCCACGGCGACCTCTTCATCCTCTTCGAGATCGAGAACGATCCCACCTACGAACGGGACGGCTTCGACCTCCACCGCAAGCTGGAGGTGCCCTGGCCCCTCATGGTGCTCGGCGGCAACCATCCGGTGGAGACCCCCTACGGCACCGAGACCGTCCGGATCGCCAAGGGCACGCCCGCCGACAAGATCATGAAGGTCCCCAACGCCGGCGTCCCGCGCCTGCGGGCCTCGGGCCGCGGCGACCTGTTCCTGCACCTCCGCGTGGCCGTGCCCACCAAGCTCACCTCCCAGGAGGAGGCGCTGGTGCGCCAGCTCCTCGAACCCGGCGCCGTGGACGGCGAAGGGGCCCAGGAAGAGGGCTTCCTCGCCAAGGTCTTCGGTTCCGACAAGGGAAAGAAGAACAAGAAGAAACGCTAG
- a CDS encoding alginate export family protein: protein MRMNCRTLVTALSATLALSAQAPTTFDVGFEERVRSEEWNNITDHSDKINDGHLHYRMRTRLWGQLNIGKDLELAAGLAQENRKVVRPDVPYNGRQIFFETLSLNWRFAPGWAVKAGRQDIMRGEGFVFMDGSALDGSRCAYMNAIDLTRNLGTASRLEFIAISNPRQDKYLPRLNDPSDLNLVQRLTEWDEQALALYYTGKEIKDTTIDAYAVYKTETNDYRARNNAMYQPDRKFTTLGGRVDRSFGGGWSANAELAFQFGTQAANAAQNVGSKDIGAYGGYTHVKKSFEASWKPRVSLGYILLSGTDPHSDKIGGWDPVFSRWPKWSELYIYSQPAEKGVGYWTNTGMFEAEVRVTPAKNFDLRATYYKMSAVEAPAAVAGQFGSGKDRGGLAQVRADYKVNDSFKGHVLYERLTPGSYYGAQDPGYFFRMEVTYTFKARI from the coding sequence ATGCGAATGAATTGCAGGACCCTTGTGACCGCGCTGTCGGCCACGCTCGCGCTTTCCGCCCAGGCGCCGACCACCTTCGACGTGGGCTTCGAGGAGCGCGTGCGTTCCGAGGAGTGGAACAACATCACCGACCACAGTGACAAGATCAACGACGGCCACCTCCACTACCGCATGCGCACCCGTCTCTGGGGCCAGCTGAACATCGGCAAGGACCTGGAGCTGGCCGCGGGGCTGGCCCAGGAGAACCGCAAGGTGGTCCGCCCCGACGTGCCCTACAACGGCCGGCAGATATTCTTCGAGACGCTGTCGCTGAACTGGCGCTTCGCGCCGGGCTGGGCCGTGAAGGCCGGCCGGCAGGACATCATGCGGGGCGAGGGCTTCGTGTTCATGGACGGCAGCGCCCTGGACGGTTCCCGCTGCGCCTACATGAACGCCATCGACCTCACCCGGAACCTGGGCACCGCCTCGAGGCTCGAGTTCATCGCCATCTCCAATCCCCGGCAGGACAAGTACCTCCCACGCCTGAACGACCCCAGCGACCTCAACCTGGTGCAGCGGCTCACCGAGTGGGACGAGCAGGCCCTGGCCCTCTACTACACGGGCAAGGAGATCAAGGACACCACGATCGACGCCTATGCCGTCTACAAGACCGAGACCAACGACTACCGGGCGAGGAACAACGCCATGTACCAGCCCGACCGGAAATTCACCACCCTGGGCGGGCGCGTGGACCGCAGCTTCGGCGGCGGCTGGTCGGCCAACGCCGAGCTGGCCTTCCAGTTCGGGACCCAGGCCGCCAATGCCGCCCAGAACGTGGGCTCCAAGGACATCGGCGCCTACGGCGGCTACACCCATGTGAAGAAGTCCTTCGAGGCCTCCTGGAAGCCCCGGGTGTCCCTGGGCTACATCCTCCTCTCGGGAACCGACCCCCACTCCGACAAGATCGGCGGCTGGGATCCCGTCTTCAGCCGCTGGCCCAAGTGGAGCGAGCTCTACATCTACTCCCAGCCTGCGGAGAAGGGCGTGGGCTACTGGACCAACACCGGCATGTTCGAGGCGGAAGTGCGCGTGACCCCTGCGAAGAACTTCGACCTGCGGGCCACCTACTACAAGATGTCCGCCGTGGAGGCCCCCGCGGCCGTGGCCGGCCAGTTCGGCTCGGGCAAGGACAGGGGCGGCCTCGCGCAGGTGCGGGCCGACTACAAGGTCAACGACAGCTTCAAGGGCCACGTGCTCTACGAGCGCCTCACCCCGGGCAGCTACTACGGCGCCCAGGACCCGGGCTACTTCTTCCGCATGGAAGTGACCTACACGTTCAAGGCGCGGATCTGA
- a CDS encoding sigma-54-dependent Fis family transcriptional regulator has product MVSSDCAVDEVVELLLVNGGSSVEVTGAGGQPCGTFDLMGHLLRVRQGGSWGPDETVGAHLASPGGEAPPAPEGFWREVLHSMLAGAEKPMVALTDGAERVLFANASLRGAFPGIFPAVNVRVEDLLPGHPVGREEDRGPVSFWFVQNQQRAFMVLRVRPGADGIGALVLFELTAQLSQGYREALDEVDVLKRVLDTVEGLQVVDTRGIITLVNESFLKIHHLTREQSEGHPVTEVIDNTRMHIVARTGVAEVDEIQTINGHEYVVSRIPIFKDGKCLGVVGKIVFQDFQEIQRLALKAKRLQMELEALRKSKGKPHSDTRFSFEDIIATCETSLQAKERAMMGAPTASTILLLGESGVGKEVYAHAIHNLSPRYSRPFVRVNCSAITETLIESELFGYEDGAFTGARKGGRAGKFELADTGTIFLDEIGDMPLAAQAKLLRVLQEREIDRVGGEGTMPVDIRVIAATNQDLWAMVEQKKFRRDLFFRLNVIPIVIPPLRDRPGDVKALAKLFWADLQKTHGITTKFLTEGAKHLLQDYPWPGNIRELHNVLERTFTIVRDNLISEDQVRMILQGVGSSAGHVCENEDCPLDEVVEKAERRAIGFALARTNNNKAQAAKLLGISRPLLYRKMHQYDIS; this is encoded by the coding sequence ATGGTCTCAAGTGATTGCGCCGTCGACGAGGTTGTCGAACTCCTGCTGGTGAATGGCGGCTCCTCGGTGGAGGTGACCGGGGCCGGAGGGCAGCCCTGCGGCACCTTCGACCTGATGGGCCATCTCCTCCGGGTGCGCCAGGGCGGGTCCTGGGGGCCGGACGAGACCGTGGGCGCACACCTGGCGTCCCCCGGCGGGGAGGCGCCGCCCGCGCCGGAAGGCTTCTGGCGGGAGGTGCTCCACTCCATGCTGGCCGGGGCGGAAAAGCCCATGGTGGCCCTCACCGACGGCGCGGAGCGGGTCCTGTTCGCCAACGCGTCCCTGCGCGGGGCCTTCCCGGGCATCTTCCCGGCCGTCAACGTGCGCGTGGAGGATCTCCTGCCGGGCCATCCCGTGGGCCGGGAGGAGGACCGGGGTCCCGTCTCCTTCTGGTTCGTTCAGAACCAGCAGCGCGCGTTCATGGTCCTGCGCGTGCGCCCCGGGGCGGACGGCATCGGGGCCCTGGTGCTGTTCGAGCTCACCGCCCAGCTCAGCCAGGGCTACCGGGAGGCGCTGGACGAGGTGGACGTCCTCAAGCGCGTGCTGGACACCGTGGAGGGCCTCCAGGTGGTGGACACCCGGGGGATCATCACCCTGGTGAACGAGAGCTTCCTGAAGATCCACCACCTCACCCGCGAGCAGTCCGAGGGCCATCCCGTCACCGAGGTCATCGACAACACGCGCATGCACATCGTGGCCAGGACCGGCGTGGCCGAGGTGGACGAGATCCAGACGATCAACGGCCACGAGTACGTGGTGAGCCGGATTCCCATCTTCAAGGACGGGAAGTGCCTGGGGGTCGTGGGCAAGATCGTCTTCCAGGACTTCCAGGAGATCCAGCGCCTGGCCCTCAAGGCCAAGCGGCTCCAGATGGAGCTGGAGGCCCTGCGCAAGAGCAAGGGCAAGCCCCACTCGGACACCCGCTTCTCCTTCGAGGACATCATCGCCACCTGCGAGACCAGCCTCCAGGCCAAGGAGCGCGCCATGATGGGCGCGCCCACCGCCTCCACCATCCTCCTCCTGGGGGAGAGCGGGGTGGGCAAGGAGGTGTACGCCCACGCCATCCACAACCTCAGCCCGCGGTACAGCCGCCCCTTCGTGCGCGTCAACTGCTCGGCCATCACCGAGACGCTCATCGAGAGCGAACTCTTCGGGTACGAGGACGGCGCCTTCACCGGCGCCAGGAAGGGCGGCCGGGCCGGAAAGTTCGAGCTGGCCGACACCGGCACCATCTTCCTGGACGAGATCGGCGACATGCCCCTGGCGGCCCAGGCCAAGCTCCTGCGGGTGCTCCAGGAGCGCGAGATCGACCGGGTGGGGGGCGAAGGCACCATGCCCGTGGACATCCGGGTCATCGCCGCCACCAACCAGGACCTCTGGGCCATGGTGGAGCAGAAGAAGTTCCGCCGGGACCTCTTCTTCCGGCTCAACGTCATCCCCATCGTCATCCCGCCCCTGCGGGACCGCCCAGGGGACGTGAAGGCCCTGGCCAAGCTCTTCTGGGCCGACCTCCAGAAGACCCACGGCATCACCACCAAGTTCCTCACCGAGGGGGCCAAGCACCTGCTCCAGGACTATCCCTGGCCCGGCAACATCCGCGAGCTGCACAACGTCCTCGAGCGCACCTTCACCATCGTGCGGGACAACCTCATCAGCGAGGACCAGGTGCGCATGATCCTCCAGGGCGTGGGCTCCAGCGCGGGGCATGTGTGCGAGAACGAGGACTGCCCCCTGGACGAGGTGGTGGAGAAGGCCGAGCGCCGCGCCATCGGCTTCGCCCTGGCCCGCACCAACAACAACAAGGCCCAGGCCGCCAAGCTCCTCGGCATCTCCCGGCCCCTGCTCTACCGGAAGATGCACCAGTACGACATTTCCTAA
- a CDS encoding sigma-70 family RNA polymerase sigma factor, which translates to METQPGEITLLLAKWRDGEADAFEQLVPLVYPHLREVAAAYVRRERDPGLMQATSLVHELYLRLHNQRKAAWEDRVHFYTFCAKVMRMILIDHARGTQAQRRGGAVQHVPLSDDLAWVGLGSPELIELDAALDALGLLDPTKVQLIELRYFLGYTAEETASLMNLSKATVDRHLSFAKAWLFRRMNPPKG; encoded by the coding sequence ATGGAAACGCAACCTGGCGAGATCACCCTCCTCCTGGCGAAATGGCGGGACGGGGAGGCCGATGCCTTCGAGCAGCTCGTCCCCCTGGTCTACCCCCACCTGCGGGAGGTGGCTGCCGCCTATGTGCGGCGGGAGCGGGATCCGGGTCTCATGCAGGCGACCTCCCTGGTGCACGAGCTGTACCTGCGGCTGCACAACCAGCGCAAGGCCGCATGGGAGGACCGGGTCCACTTCTACACCTTCTGCGCCAAGGTCATGCGCATGATCCTCATCGACCATGCCCGGGGCACCCAGGCCCAGCGGCGCGGGGGGGCCGTCCAGCATGTTCCGCTCAGCGACGACCTGGCCTGGGTGGGCCTCGGGAGTCCGGAGCTCATCGAACTGGACGCCGCGCTGGACGCCCTGGGGCTCCTGGACCCCACGAAGGTCCAGCTCATCGAACTGCGCTATTTCCTGGGCTACACCGCCGAGGAGACCGCTTCCTTGATGAACCTCTCAAAGGCCACGGTGGACCGGCACCTGAGTTTCGCCAAGGCCTGGCTCTTCCGCCGCATGAACCCGCCCAAGGGCTGA
- a CDS encoding S9 family peptidase, translated as MRIGLLLSLPALLSAAQPAALDMSLVSRDGFALKGTLTIPAQAGPRPVVILAHQFGSDRTGWKFLVDDLNARGIATLALDLRGHGQSTKKGDANVAVTTDFAASSASVRFDLIPGDLVQAAQWVRRQPRIDGRRLGLAGASVGAYSALVAAPGVRAVAVLALSPAGGWGDKPELRMVRAVEQAKASVFVAAAEEDPAALANAQALKGVFGVYTRIRPGKEHGFAYLPELTGTLGGWFGEILGRHPVAMPSKAAPLKVPAEDVK; from the coding sequence ATGCGAATCGGCCTCCTCCTGTCCCTCCCCGCCCTGCTCTCCGCCGCCCAGCCCGCGGCCCTGGACATGAGCCTCGTGAGCAGGGACGGGTTCGCCCTCAAGGGCACCCTCACCATCCCCGCCCAGGCGGGCCCCCGCCCCGTGGTGATCCTGGCGCACCAGTTCGGGTCCGACCGCACCGGGTGGAAGTTCCTCGTGGACGACCTGAACGCCCGGGGCATCGCCACCCTCGCCCTGGACCTGCGCGGCCACGGCCAGAGCACGAAAAAGGGCGACGCGAACGTCGCCGTCACCACCGACTTCGCGGCGTCCTCGGCCTCCGTGCGCTTCGACCTGATCCCCGGCGACCTGGTCCAGGCCGCCCAGTGGGTGCGCCGGCAGCCCCGCATCGACGGCCGCCGCCTGGGTCTCGCGGGAGCCAGCGTCGGGGCGTACTCCGCCCTGGTGGCCGCCCCCGGCGTCCGCGCCGTGGCCGTCCTGGCCCTCAGCCCCGCCGGCGGCTGGGGCGACAAGCCCGAGCTGCGCATGGTCCGCGCCGTGGAGCAGGCCAAGGCCTCCGTGTTCGTGGCCGCCGCCGAGGAGGACCCGGCCGCCCTCGCCAACGCCCAGGCCCTGAAGGGCGTCTTCGGCGTCTACACCCGCATCCGGCCCGGCAAGGAGCACGGGTTCGCCTACCTGCCGGAGCTCACGGGCACCCTGGGCGGCTGGTTCGGCGAGATCCTGGGCAGGCACCCCGTGGCCATGCCTTCGAAGGCAGCGCCCCTCAAGGTGCCGGCCGAAGATGTGAAATAG